A single genomic interval of Polaribacter vadi harbors:
- a CDS encoding bifunctional alpha/beta hydrolase/OsmC family protein — protein MNTVRLEIENRKGLKLQAYLELPANQKPNHFAIFAHCFSCNSNFNAVKNISRSLSNHGFGVLRFDFTGLGKSEGEFAESHFSANVEDLLDVNAYLAKHYKAPELLVGHSLGGAAVIVAASKLENVKAIATVGAPSTVNHVTHLFSHGLEDIPEKGEIEVKIGGRSFKINQDFVSDFSKTDLPKIIKELRKPILVMHAPFDQIVGIENAHQIYKNAMHPKSFISLDDADHLLSKSSDSVYVGNMIGTWVDKYFPQKENKMMQTDGEQLVAHLNLLQDNFTTSIQTKKHSFIADEPATIGGDDFGPSPYDYLSAGLAACTVMTLKMYAERKKWDLQEVFVYITYSKKHSDDLGLNVDKPTRFDHLRKKLKFVGNLDDKQIKRLKEIASKCPVHKTLLSTTLIDTEIID, from the coding sequence ATGAATACTGTAAGATTGGAAATTGAAAATAGAAAAGGCTTAAAATTACAAGCGTATTTAGAATTGCCTGCAAACCAAAAACCAAATCATTTTGCGATTTTTGCACATTGTTTTTCTTGTAATAGTAATTTTAATGCTGTAAAAAATATCAGTAGATCTTTATCAAACCATGGTTTTGGCGTTTTACGTTTCGATTTTACAGGTTTAGGCAAAAGCGAAGGCGAATTTGCTGAAAGTCACTTTTCTGCAAACGTAGAAGACCTCTTAGATGTGAATGCTTATTTAGCAAAACACTACAAAGCACCAGAATTATTAGTTGGGCATTCTCTGGGTGGAGCAGCTGTAATTGTGGCAGCATCAAAATTAGAAAATGTAAAAGCAATTGCTACAGTTGGTGCTCCTTCAACAGTAAATCATGTGACACATTTATTTTCTCATGGGTTAGAAGACATTCCAGAAAAAGGTGAAATTGAAGTGAAAATTGGTGGGAGATCTTTTAAAATTAATCAAGATTTTGTGAGCGATTTCAGTAAAACAGACTTACCAAAAATTATCAAAGAATTACGCAAACCTATTTTGGTAATGCATGCTCCTTTTGATCAAATTGTTGGGATAGAAAATGCGCATCAAATTTATAAAAATGCCATGCATCCAAAAAGTTTTATCAGTTTAGATGATGCAGATCATTTACTTTCAAAATCTTCTGATAGCGTTTATGTTGGGAATATGATTGGCACTTGGGTTGATAAATATTTTCCTCAAAAAGAAAACAAAATGATGCAAACTGATGGTGAGCAATTAGTAGCGCATTTAAACTTATTGCAAGACAATTTTACAACCTCTATTCAAACCAAAAAACACTCTTTTATTGCAGATGAACCTGCAACCATTGGTGGAGATGATTTTGGTCCTTCACCTTACGATTATTTGAGTGCTGGTTTGGCTGCTTGTACAGTTATGACTTTAAAAATGTATGCTGAACGTAAAAAATGGGATTTACAAGAAGTTTTCGTTTACATCACCTACTCAAAAAAGCATAGTGATGATTTAGGTTTAAATGTTGATAAACCAACACGTTTTGATCATCTTCGAAAAAAGCTAAAATTCGTTGGTAATTTGGATGATAAACAAATTAAACGTTTAAAAGAAATTGCTTCAAAATGTCCTGTTCACAAAACTTTATTAAGCACAACTCTTATCGATACTGAAATTATTGATTAA
- a CDS encoding Pycsar system effector family protein, with the protein MSALIVEIEKHVNSLLSEKLHSNYLYHNLAHTQRVVENVKEISENLEVSVIDVENLEIAAWFHDVGFIESGENHEEKSVKIAVDFLKSHNLSEDRLQTITELILATKMNSVPKTILEKILRDADAAHLSSKDFFNYNSLLRKEWELVLGKKYKNKEWIALNLSFFTQKHRYYTDYALKNWTKDKEKNLSKILKNQKKFKKDNKKFQQKEEALNIKKNKSLVPERGVETMFRVALRNHITLSDIADTKANILLSVNAIIVSLALSSLLPKLDNPSNSHLFIPSIIFIIFTVISIVLSILATRPNVTEGKFTKEDVANKKVNLLFFGNFHQMKLEDFEWGISEMMQDRDYLYGSLTKDLYFLGLVLNRKYKLLRITYTVFMTGIIVSVLAFAFSFYFQEMVV; encoded by the coding sequence ATGAGCGCATTAATTGTAGAGATTGAAAAACATGTGAATAGTCTTTTGAGTGAAAAATTACACTCAAATTATCTGTATCATAACTTAGCTCATACACAGAGAGTTGTAGAGAATGTGAAAGAAATTTCTGAAAATTTAGAGGTTTCTGTAATTGATGTGGAAAATTTAGAAATTGCAGCTTGGTTTCATGATGTTGGTTTTATAGAGAGTGGAGAAAATCACGAAGAAAAAAGTGTTAAAATTGCTGTTGATTTTTTAAAATCGCATAATTTATCTGAAGATAGATTGCAAACAATTACAGAACTTATTTTAGCTACTAAAATGAATTCTGTACCGAAAACTATTTTAGAGAAGATTTTAAGAGATGCAGACGCTGCTCATTTATCTTCTAAAGATTTTTTTAATTATAATTCTCTGTTAAGAAAAGAGTGGGAGTTAGTTTTGGGTAAAAAGTATAAAAATAAGGAATGGATTGCTTTAAATTTATCATTTTTTACGCAAAAACATCGTTATTATACAGATTATGCTTTAAAAAACTGGACTAAGGATAAAGAGAAAAACTTATCTAAAATATTAAAAAATCAAAAGAAATTTAAAAAAGATAATAAGAAATTTCAGCAAAAAGAAGAGGCTTTAAACATAAAGAAAAACAAGAGTCTTGTACCAGAAAGAGGTGTAGAAACAATGTTTAGAGTAGCTTTGAGAAACCATATTACCTTAAGTGATATTGCAGATACTAAAGCCAATATTTTACTTTCTGTAAATGCAATTATTGTTTCTTTGGCACTTTCTAGTTTACTTCCAAAATTAGACAATCCATCTAATTCTCATTTATTTATACCAAGTATTATTTTTATAATATTTACAGTAATTTCTATAGTTTTATCAATATTAGCAACAAGACCAAATGTTACTGAAGGTAAATTTACGAAAGAAGATGTTGCAAATAAGAAAGTTAACTTATTGTTTTTTGGTAATTTTCATCAAATGAAATTAGAAGATTTTGAATGGGGGATTAGTGAAATGATGCAAGATAGAGATTACCTATATGGATCTTTAACTAAAGATTTATACTTTTTAGGATTAGTTTTAAATAGAAAATATAAGTTATTAAGAATTACTTATACCGTTTTTATGACAGGTATTATAGTAAGTGTTTTAGCTTTTGCTTTTTCTTTTTATTTTCAAGAAATGGTTGTTTAA
- a CDS encoding DUF427 domain-containing protein — protein sequence MKAIWNDEIIAESKDTIVVENNHYFPENSIKKEYFIPSTTRTVCPWKGEASYYTIVANGKENKDAAWFYGRPFEAANNIKNYVAFWKGVKITD from the coding sequence ATGAAAGCAATTTGGAACGACGAAATTATTGCTGAAAGTAAAGACACCATTGTTGTAGAAAACAATCATTACTTTCCTGAAAACAGCATTAAAAAAGAATATTTTATACCAAGTACAACAAGAACAGTTTGCCCTTGGAAAGGTGAAGCTTCTTATTATACAATTGTTGCAAATGGCAAAGAAAATAAAGATGCAGCTTGGTTTTATGGTAGACCTTTTGAAGCTGCAAACAACATAAAAAATTATGTTGCATTTTGGAAAGGTGTAAAAATTACAGACTAA
- a CDS encoding (2Fe-2S)-binding protein: MNISFKINNKDVSVEIEDGNTPLLWVVRDVLDLKGTKFGCGKASCGACTLHVNDVAIRSCSYAVKFAEGKNVTTIEGLGDAENPHPVQQAWIDEIVPQCGYCQPGFIMATAALLKENDNPTDEDIDKNIINICRCATYYRMRKAIHRAAELTRATKI, translated from the coding sequence ATGAACATATCATTTAAAATAAATAATAAAGACGTTTCTGTTGAGATAGAAGATGGTAATACACCTCTTTTGTGGGTTGTAAGAGATGTTTTAGATTTGAAAGGAACAAAATTTGGTTGTGGAAAAGCATCTTGTGGAGCTTGTACGTTACACGTAAATGATGTTGCAATTCGTTCTTGTTCTTATGCAGTTAAATTTGCAGAAGGTAAAAATGTAACCACTATTGAGGGTTTGGGTGATGCAGAAAATCCACATCCTGTTCAACAAGCTTGGATTGATGAAATTGTACCTCAATGTGGGTATTGCCAGCCAGGATTTATCATGGCAACTGCTGCTTTGTTAAAAGAAAATGACAACCCTACAGATGAAGATATAGACAAAAATATCATTAACATTTGTAGATGTGCAACTTATTATAGAATGCGAAAAGCGATTCATAGAGCTGCTGAATTAACCAGAGCAACTAAAATATAA
- a CDS encoding peptide-methionine (S)-S-oxide reductase — protein sequence MELTKIAFGGGCHWCTEAVFQSLIGVEKVEQGWVASTAKNNTFSEAVIVYFDENKIDLKTLIQIHLSTHKSTSNHSFRNKYRSAIYYVDAHQQEKSKEIMEELQPNFDAKIITQILEFKNFKPSTDEFQNYYQQNPEKPFCEKYINPKLTFLLEKFSNKVDQSKVSHLNSTT from the coding sequence ATGGAATTAACAAAAATAGCTTTTGGAGGTGGTTGTCATTGGTGTACAGAAGCCGTTTTTCAATCTTTAATTGGTGTAGAAAAAGTGGAACAAGGTTGGGTTGCATCCACAGCAAAAAACAACACATTTTCTGAAGCTGTAATTGTATATTTTGATGAGAATAAAATCGATTTAAAAACATTGATTCAAATTCATTTATCAACACATAAAAGCACAAGCAATCATTCTTTTAGAAACAAATATCGTTCTGCGATTTATTATGTTGATGCTCATCAGCAAGAAAAAAGCAAAGAAATTATGGAAGAATTACAACCAAATTTTGATGCTAAAATTATCACTCAAATTTTAGAATTTAAAAATTTTAAACCATCTACAGATGAGTTTCAAAATTATTATCAACAAAACCCAGAGAAACCTTTTTGCGAAAAATACATCAATCCAAAATTGACTTTTTTATTAGAAAAATTTTCTAATAAAGTTGATCAAAGTAAAGTTTCTCATTTAAATTCGACTACCTAA
- a CDS encoding aldo/keto reductase: MNLGLGTAALGRPQYINVRQNDVDNSDLAAFRKQSFQVLEDAYNAGIRYFDTAPGYGLAEELVLDWLETKDDNSIEIATKWGYTYTANFDANATVHEVKEHSLAKLNEQWNFSKQLLPYLKVYQIHSATLETGVLENQEVLKQLAFLKKEYNLKIGLTTTGTNQVDVIKKALDVFVDGKQLFDVFQVTYNFLEQSLLEIIDELQQQNKKIVIKEALANGRVFSNKNYVHYQKMYASLEKLSKKHKVGIDAIALKYCEQTIPKSTVLSGASNANQLKENLKINSFSLSADDVNLLNSFNTDAEHYWSERKNLEWN; encoded by the coding sequence ATGAATTTAGGATTAGGAACAGCAGCTTTAGGAAGACCTCAATATATTAACGTTCGTCAAAATGATGTTGACAACTCTGATTTAGCAGCATTCAGAAAACAAAGTTTTCAGGTTTTAGAAGACGCTTATAATGCTGGAATTAGATATTTTGACACAGCTCCTGGTTATGGTTTAGCAGAAGAATTAGTATTAGATTGGTTAGAAACAAAAGATGATAATTCCATTGAAATCGCTACAAAATGGGGCTATACTTACACTGCAAATTTTGATGCAAATGCAACTGTTCATGAAGTTAAGGAACACAGTTTAGCAAAGTTAAATGAGCAATGGAATTTCTCAAAACAACTCCTGCCCTATTTAAAAGTATATCAAATTCATTCTGCAACTCTAGAAACTGGCGTTTTAGAAAACCAAGAAGTTTTAAAACAATTGGCTTTTTTAAAAAAGGAATACAATCTAAAAATTGGCTTGACAACAACAGGCACAAATCAAGTTGATGTTATAAAAAAAGCACTTGATGTTTTTGTTGATGGGAAACAATTATTTGATGTTTTTCAAGTAACTTATAATTTTTTAGAGCAAAGTTTACTAGAAATTATTGATGAACTACAGCAACAAAATAAAAAAATTGTTATTAAAGAAGCTTTGGCAAATGGACGCGTTTTTAGCAATAAAAACTATGTTCATTATCAAAAAATGTATGCGTCTTTAGAAAAATTATCAAAAAAACACAAGGTTGGTATTGATGCAATTGCTTTAAAATATTGTGAGCAAACTATTCCTAAAAGCACAGTTTTAAGTGGTGCAAGTAATGCTAATCAACTAAAAGAAAATTTAAAAATAAATTCTTTTTCGCTTTCTGCTGATGATGTAAATCTTCTAAATTCTTTTAATACTGATGCTGAACATTATTGGTCTGAAAGAAAAAACTTAGAATGGAATTAA
- a CDS encoding protein adenylyltransferase SelO, which translates to MKLNLKNTFIENLPSDKILENSRRQVPEAVFSFVEPKKTANPKVLHVSDEMLQELGITKEESKSEFFKNIVTGNEIYPNTKPFAMCYGGHQFGNWAGQLGDGRAINLFEIEHQHKNWKVQLKGAGETPYSRTADGLAVLRSSVREYLCAEAMFHLGVPTTRSLSLSLSGDQVLRDVLYDGNPAYEKGAIVSRISPSFLRFGNYEIFSARKDVKNLKILVDYTINHHFPHLGKPSKENYINFFREVSERTLKMIVDWQRVGFVHGVMNTDNMSILGLTIDFGPYGWLEGFDFGWTPNTTDRQNKRYRYGNQPNIGLWNLYQLANALYPIIEDVEPLEAVLNQYKVDFEAQSFAMMKSKLGLFTDDENDMNLIQALEDNLQLVETDMTIFFRLLSDFSDVKTGFHLIENAFYDLENITDEVKMRWINWFEIYQNRIAKETISSEERKTKMDLVNPKYVLRNYMSQLAIDAADKGDYSLIDELYQLLKKPYDEQPKYQKWFAKRPEWARNKVGCSMLSCSS; encoded by the coding sequence TTGAAACTCAACTTAAAAAATACATTTATAGAAAATTTGCCTTCGGATAAAATTCTTGAAAACTCAAGAAGACAAGTTCCTGAAGCTGTTTTTAGTTTTGTAGAGCCAAAAAAAACTGCAAATCCAAAAGTGTTACACGTTTCTGACGAAATGCTTCAAGAACTTGGAATTACCAAAGAAGAATCCAAATCTGAATTTTTTAAAAATATAGTTACAGGAAACGAAATTTATCCAAATACAAAGCCTTTTGCGATGTGTTATGGAGGACATCAATTTGGTAATTGGGCAGGACAATTAGGAGATGGAAGAGCCATTAATTTATTTGAAATAGAACATCAACATAAAAACTGGAAAGTACAATTAAAAGGCGCAGGTGAAACTCCATATTCAAGAACGGCTGATGGTTTGGCTGTTTTACGATCTTCTGTAAGAGAGTATTTATGTGCAGAAGCCATGTTTCATTTAGGTGTGCCAACCACAAGATCTTTATCTTTAAGTTTGTCTGGAGATCAAGTTTTGAGAGATGTTTTATATGATGGAAATCCTGCTTATGAAAAAGGTGCCATCGTTTCTCGAATTTCGCCAAGCTTTTTACGTTTTGGAAATTATGAAATATTTTCAGCAAGAAAAGATGTAAAAAATTTAAAGATTTTGGTTGATTATACCATCAATCATCATTTTCCACATTTAGGAAAACCCTCCAAAGAAAATTATATTAACTTTTTTAGGGAAGTTTCAGAACGAACTTTAAAGATGATTGTTGATTGGCAAAGAGTTGGTTTTGTGCATGGAGTTATGAATACTGATAATATGTCAATCTTAGGTTTAACCATCGATTTTGGACCTTATGGCTGGTTAGAAGGTTTCGATTTTGGTTGGACACCCAACACAACAGACAGACAAAACAAACGCTACAGATATGGAAATCAGCCAAATATTGGGTTGTGGAATTTGTATCAACTTGCAAATGCTTTGTATCCGATAATTGAAGATGTTGAACCTTTAGAAGCTGTTTTAAATCAATATAAAGTAGATTTTGAAGCGCAATCTTTTGCAATGATGAAAAGTAAATTGGGTTTATTTACTGATGATGAAAATGATATGAACCTAATTCAAGCTTTGGAAGATAATTTGCAATTAGTAGAAACAGATATGACCATTTTCTTTCGTTTATTGAGTGATTTTTCTGATGTAAAAACAGGATTTCATTTGATAGAAAATGCATTTTACGATTTAGAAAATATTACTGATGAAGTAAAAATGAGATGGATTAATTGGTTTGAAATTTATCAAAATAGAATAGCAAAAGAAACAATTTCATCCGAAGAAAGAAAAACAAAAATGGATTTAGTAAATCCTAAATATGTGTTGCGAAATTACATGTCTCAATTAGCAATTGATGCTGCAGATAAAGGCGATTATTCTTTGATTGATGAATTATATCAACTCTTAAAAAAACCTTACGATGAACAACCAAAATACCAAAAATGGTTTGCAAAAAGACCTGAATGGGCTAGAAATAAAGTAGGTTGCTCCATGTTATCTTGTAGTTCATAA
- the msrB gene encoding peptide-methionine (R)-S-oxide reductase MsrB, with translation MLTWKDVISFATKGNPTPDKIVQKTEKEWKAQLTQEQFRITRLKGTERPHSGELCSIYDEGKYNCVCCNTPLFDSTIKFESSSGWPSFTQPIKENAIKYVKDTTLGMIRVEVLCNTCDAHLGHIFPDGPEPSGLRYCINSESMVLDTK, from the coding sequence ATGTTAACATGGAAAGATGTAATAAGTTTTGCAACTAAAGGAAACCCAACTCCAGATAAAATAGTTCAAAAAACTGAAAAAGAATGGAAAGCTCAATTAACACAAGAGCAATTCAGAATTACAAGATTAAAAGGAACTGAAAGACCACATTCAGGCGAATTATGTAGTATTTATGATGAAGGGAAATACAACTGTGTGTGTTGTAATACACCGCTTTTCGATTCTACCATTAAATTCGAATCTAGTTCTGGTTGGCCAAGTTTTACACAACCAATTAAAGAAAATGCTATAAAATATGTGAAAGACACAACTTTAGGCATGATTAGAGTTGAAGTGCTTTGTAATACTTGCGATGCTCATTTAGGACATATTTTTCCTGATGGACCAGAACCAAGTGGTTTGCGCTATTGCATAAATTCTGAATCGATGGTTTTAGACACAAAATAG
- a CDS encoding glycoside hydrolase family 26 protein translates to MGSSKKTFKRLFNVIIALVIGYFVIYGLAAISKNSKGPLGGLLENMSDMVQDFERDNILEKREQNREKKLSWFKDQRKNKFALLKTKYILFGASDDSKGESYENIINLEDSLAITFPIIHIYKAWGEGQEYKFPENEVNAINRIGSIPMITWEPWFGKFSQENFPKIKAPEQRDNHGLTAVAEGHYDKYIKEWAKEAAKVGYPIYLRVGHEMNDPYRYPWGPQNNDPSEYVAAFKHVRDVFEEVGAKNIIWVWSPHLTYGKFNEYYPGTDYVDVVATGALNYGTSTSWSDWWTFEQIFGNYYEQLASFYKPIMIAEFGSLKPGGSRAKWFGDTFENFYTKYPYVTSIVFFHYSSDPSTTYKAVSWYIKDDQEVTTAIKNELKKWDPSIKQPDMQ, encoded by the coding sequence ATGGGATCATCCAAAAAAACTTTTAAAAGACTTTTTAACGTAATAATTGCTTTAGTTATTGGTTATTTTGTTATTTATGGTTTAGCAGCCATCAGCAAAAACTCTAAAGGACCTTTAGGAGGCCTTTTAGAAAACATGAGCGATATGGTTCAAGATTTTGAACGCGATAATATTCTAGAAAAGAGAGAACAAAATAGAGAGAAAAAATTAAGTTGGTTTAAAGATCAGCGAAAAAATAAATTTGCTTTACTAAAAACTAAATATATTCTTTTTGGTGCTTCTGATGATAGTAAAGGTGAATCTTACGAAAACATTATCAATTTAGAAGATTCTTTAGCGATAACATTTCCTATTATACATATTTATAAAGCTTGGGGAGAAGGCCAAGAATATAAGTTTCCTGAAAATGAAGTTAATGCTATTAATAGAATAGGTTCTATACCAATGATAACTTGGGAGCCTTGGTTTGGTAAATTTTCTCAAGAAAACTTCCCGAAAATTAAAGCTCCAGAGCAAAGAGATAATCATGGTTTAACAGCTGTTGCAGAAGGTCATTATGATAAATACATAAAAGAATGGGCAAAAGAAGCTGCAAAAGTTGGCTATCCTATTTATTTAAGAGTTGGTCATGAAATGAATGATCCATATCGTTATCCTTGGGGACCTCAAAATAATGATCCATCAGAATATGTTGCTGCATTTAAACATGTTAGAGATGTTTTTGAAGAAGTTGGTGCTAAAAATATTATATGGGTTTGGAGCCCACATTTAACATACGGAAAATTTAATGAATATTACCCTGGAACCGATTATGTAGATGTTGTTGCAACAGGAGCTTTAAATTATGGTACAAGTACAAGCTGGAGTGATTGGTGGACTTTTGAGCAAATTTTTGGAAATTATTACGAGCAATTAGCTTCTTTTTATAAACCAATTATGATTGCCGAGTTTGGCTCTTTAAAACCTGGAGGAAGCAGAGCAAAATGGTTTGGAGATACTTTTGAAAATTTTTACACCAAATATCCTTATGTAACTTCTATTGTGTTTTTTCATTATTCAAGTGATCCTTCTACTACATACAAAGCTGTAAGCTGGTATATAAAAGATGATCAAGAAGTAACAACTGCAATTAAGAATGAATTAAAAAAATGGGATCCAAGCATAAAGCAACCAGATATGCAATAA
- the msrA gene encoding peptide-methionine (S)-S-oxide reductase MsrA has translation MSKNIQIATIGGGCFWCTEAVFQKVKGVEKVVSGYAGGNAPGKPTYREICSGLTGHAEVIQITFDANVLSYQDLLIIFMTTHDPTTLNQQGADRGTQYRSVIYYHDEHQQKIAAEVLKQVQEVYSNKIVTELSALPTFYVAEKEHQNYYRDNTRQGYCTYVIEPKLAKLRKLHADKLA, from the coding sequence ATGAGTAAAAACATACAAATTGCCACAATTGGTGGTGGCTGTTTTTGGTGTACAGAAGCAGTTTTTCAAAAAGTAAAAGGCGTAGAAAAAGTAGTTTCTGGTTATGCAGGTGGTAATGCTCCAGGCAAACCAACCTATAGAGAAATTTGCTCAGGTTTAACTGGTCATGCAGAAGTTATTCAAATTACTTTTGATGCAAATGTGCTGTCATATCAAGATTTATTAATCATTTTTATGACTACTCACGATCCTACAACCTTAAATCAACAAGGTGCAGATAGAGGAACTCAGTATAGATCTGTTATTTATTATCATGATGAACATCAACAAAAAATTGCAGCAGAAGTTTTAAAACAAGTTCAGGAAGTTTATTCCAATAAAATTGTGACTGAACTAAGTGCTTTACCAACTTTTTATGTTGCTGAAAAAGAGCATCAAAATTATTATAGAGATAATACAAGACAAGGATATTGCACCTATGTAATTGAACCAAAATTGGCGAAATTAAGAAAATTACATGCTGATAAATTAGCATAA